One segment of Thioflexithrix psekupsensis DNA contains the following:
- a CDS encoding peroxiredoxin, whose amino-acid sequence MQIGDSLPQLSLPATSGRTIDLSQLKGQVIVLYFYPRDDTPGCTQEGQEFRDLYPDFLQHQIRLFGVSRDTVKKHEQFRVKYDFPFDLISDEQELLCQHFKVIKPKNMFGKMVTGIERSTFLFDREGILRQEWRKVKVPEHAKIVLEAAKNIAAS is encoded by the coding sequence ATGCAAATTGGTGATTCATTACCGCAATTATCGTTGCCAGCCACCAGCGGGCGAACGATTGATTTATCGCAATTAAAAGGACAAGTAATTGTTCTTTATTTCTATCCCCGTGATGACACACCGGGTTGCACCCAAGAAGGACAAGAATTCCGCGATTTATATCCCGATTTTTTACAACACCAGATTCGCTTATTTGGTGTGTCTCGTGATACTGTGAAAAAACATGAGCAGTTTAGAGTTAAATACGATTTTCCTTTTGATTTAATTTCTGATGAACAAGAATTATTATGTCAACATTTTAAGGTGATAAAGCCTAAAAATATGTTTGGTAAAATGGTCACTGGAATTGAACGCAGCACTTTTTTATTTGATCGGGAAGGGATTTTGCGTCAAGAATGGCGTAAAGTGAAAGTGCCTGAGCATGCTAAAATCGTGTTAGAAGCGGCGAAAAATATAGCGGCTTCTTGA
- a CDS encoding PhoH family protein: MSQKRLFILDTNVLMHDPAALFRFHEHNVYLPMVVLEELDAAKKGMSEVARNVRQVSRFLDQLISQHNYIEGGIPLPYSQLEQKQCGYLFFQTQSFPHSNLPESLPGNKPDNSFLSTAIALQRADKERKVTIVSKDINLRIKAHALGIHAEDYTNDKVLDDADLLYTGKQSLPDNFWDTHSKELSVWKEEGRTFYKVTGELVKNWYPNEYIFTENDPPFEAIVRECENDSAIIESTRDFRQTKHHIWGINARNPEQNFALNLLMDPEIDFVTLLGAAGTGKTLLALAAGLAQTLDQARYREIIVTRVTIPVGEDIGFLPGTEEEKMTPWMGAFVDNLEVLTPNNNAGEWARAATTDLLHHRIKIRSLNFMRGRTFLNRYIILDEAQNLTSKQMKTLITRAGPGSKLVCLGNLSQIDTPYLTETTSGLTYVVDRFKSWAHGGHITLQRGERSRLADFASQVL; this comes from the coding sequence ATGTCACAAAAACGCCTTTTTATTTTGGATACCAACGTGTTAATGCACGATCCCGCCGCATTATTTCGGTTTCATGAACACAACGTGTATTTGCCGATGGTGGTTTTAGAGGAATTGGACGCGGCCAAAAAAGGCATGTCCGAAGTGGCGCGTAATGTGCGACAAGTTAGTCGTTTTTTAGATCAACTGATTAGCCAACATAATTATATTGAAGGCGGCATTCCTCTCCCTTATAGCCAATTGGAACAAAAACAATGCGGCTATTTATTTTTTCAAACCCAATCTTTTCCCCATTCTAATTTACCCGAATCATTACCCGGTAATAAACCCGATAACAGTTTTTTAAGCACTGCGATTGCCTTACAACGTGCCGATAAAGAGCGCAAAGTCACCATTGTTTCTAAAGACATTAATCTGCGCATTAAAGCCCATGCTTTGGGCATTCATGCCGAAGATTATACCAATGATAAAGTGCTAGATGATGCTGATTTATTATATACGGGCAAACAATCTTTACCCGATAATTTCTGGGATACGCACAGCAAAGAATTAAGTGTGTGGAAAGAAGAAGGGCGCACTTTTTATAAAGTCACAGGAGAATTGGTAAAAAATTGGTATCCGAATGAATATATTTTTACCGAAAATGATCCGCCTTTTGAAGCGATAGTCAGAGAGTGTGAAAATGACAGCGCGATCATTGAATCTACCCGCGATTTTCGTCAAACTAAACATCATATTTGGGGCATTAATGCCAGAAATCCTGAACAGAATTTTGCCTTAAATTTACTCATGGATCCAGAGATTGATTTTGTCACTTTATTAGGCGCGGCAGGGACGGGGAAAACCTTATTGGCTTTAGCCGCAGGATTGGCGCAAACTTTAGACCAAGCGCGTTATCGAGAAATTATTGTGACTCGTGTCACCATTCCTGTGGGCGAGGATATTGGCTTTTTACCCGGCACAGAAGAAGAAAAAATGACTCCGTGGATGGGCGCATTTGTGGATAATTTAGAAGTGCTAACACCCAATAATAACGCCGGCGAATGGGCGCGAGCCGCGACTACTGATTTATTGCATCATCGCATTAAAATTCGTTCGTTAAATTTCATGCGCGGCCGCACTTTTTTAAATCGCTATATTATTTTAGACGAAGCGCAAAATTTAACCTCTAAACAAATGAAAACCTTAATTACCCGTGCGGGTCCCGGTTCTAAATTGGTGTGTTTGGGAAATTTATCGCAGATCGACACGCCTTACTTAACCGAAACCACGTCAGGCTTAACCTACGTGGTGGATCGTTTCAAATCGTGGGCGCACGGTGGGCATATTACCCTGCAACGCGGCGAGCGGTCTCGCTTGGCTGATTTTGCGTCGCAGGTGTTGTAG